In one window of Nothobranchius furzeri strain GRZ-AD chromosome 11, NfurGRZ-RIMD1, whole genome shotgun sequence DNA:
- the elovl8a gene encoding LOW QUALITY PROTEIN: ELOVL fatty acid elongase 8a (The sequence of the model RefSeq protein was modified relative to this genomic sequence to represent the inferred CDS: inserted 1 base in 1 codon; substituted 3 bases at 3 genomic stop codons) → MNPQRCDWCQLVSFPTPYSSVWRKRLWMDVWLVRQMGRRATNARHEAMVCNAAQLTHESRIGYSAHVFPSQGNNAVTVWQKVQLFYRGILESGDKRTDEWPLVYSPVPITCMLLCYLIIICVGPKLMAKRXPFNLKPVLIVYNFTMVCLSAYMFYEFTASSWLSRYSLLFQPVDYSDSPLAMRMARVCWWFYLSKVVELSDTIFFILSKKNGQLTFLHVYHHATXNWWAGVKYVAGGQWESIKLVXXIIVVCLQLSYLYYGLAALGLSKHLWWKRHLTSLQLVSLIL, encoded by the exons ATGAATCCACAGCGGTGTGACTGGTGCCAGCTAGTCAGCTTTCCCACACCATactcctctgtttggagaaa GAGGCTGTGGATGGATGTGTGGTTAGTTAGGCAGATGGGAAGGAGGGCTACTAATGCCAGACACGAAGCCATGGTGTGTAACGCTGCTCAGCTG ACTCATGAGTCAAGGATAGGTTATTCTGCCCATGTGTTTCCATCTCAGGGTAACAACGCTGTCACCGTGTGGCAGAAAGTCCAATTATTCTACCGAGGTATTCTGGAGAGCGGGG ACAAAAGGACGGATGAGTGGCCGCTGGTCTACTCCCCAGTGCCGATTACCTGTATGCTCCTTTGCTACCTGATCATTATATGTGTGGGGCCAAAGCTCATGGC gaagagGTAGCCGTTCAACCTCAAGCCTGTCCTGATTGTTTACAACTTTACCATGGTCTGCCTGTCTGCCTACATGTTCTACGAG TTCACAGCCTCTTCTTGGCTGTCCAGATACAGTTTACTTTTCCAACCTGTCGACTACAGCGACAGCCCACTGGCCATGAGG ATGGCCAGAGTGTGCTGGTGGTTCTACCTCTCCAAAGTCGTTGAACTCAGTGACACT ATATTTTTCATTCTGAGTAAGAAGAATGGTCAGCTGACGTTCCTTCATGTGTACCACCATGCAA ATAACTGGTGGGCTGGAGTTAAATATGTGGCTGGGGGCCAATGGGAGTCCATCAAACTAGTCTAATAGATT ATTGTTGTTTGTCTGCAGCTTTCGTATCTGTATTATGGGCTGGCAGCCCTGGGGCTGAGTAAACACTTGTGGTGGAAACGACACCTCACCTCCCTGCAGTTGGTGAGTTTGATCCTCTGA
- the selenop2 gene encoding selenoprotein Pb — MFSVWIRGQRVDKGQQGVTMHSLATLWLSAALPGLLWASHSSLLVEGDKNASRICNAAPRWEIKGQVPMDRVQGNVAVVALLKASUHFCLTQASKIGKLREKLRSANITGVSFMIVNEQQNSSRARYWDLKKRAPPGVPVFQQSLSQNDVWEALDGDKDDFLIYDACGLLTFHIVLPYSFLHQPFVEAAIRATYQNNICNCSSPYSPSPRINPTDKIDEGDAPPTAKPDTHVHHPRHGIETDPQSHSPTFHIKTPASPRNRSHHNGGFHFEHEPHE, encoded by the exons atgttttCCGTGTGGATCAGAGGACAGCGGGTGGACAAAG gtcaaCAAGGAGTCACGATGCACTCTCTAGCCACGCTGTGGCTGTCTGCTGCTCTACCAGGGCTGCTGTGGGCATCACATTCCTCTCTCTTGGTGGAGGGAGACAAAAATGCCTCCAGGATCTGCAACGCTGCACCTCGCTGGGAGATAAAGGGACAAGTGCCGATGGATAGGGTGCAGGGAAACGTGGCTGTGGTGGCTCTTCTCAAAGCCAGCTGACATTTCTGTCTCACCCAGGCTTCCAA AATTGGAAAACTGCGTGAAAAACTGAGAAGCGCCAACATAACAGGAGTGTCCTTCATGATAGTGAATGAACAGCAGAATAGCTCCAGAGCCAGGTATTGGGACCTGAAGAAAAGAGCaccccctggagttcctgtgtttCAGCAGTCCCTTTCTCAAAATGATGTGTGGGAGGCTCTGGACGGAGACAAAGATGACTTTCTGATCTACGATGC GTGCGGCCTCCTCACCTTCCACATTGTCCTGCCTTACAGTTTCCTGCATCAGCCGTTCGTCGAGGCTGCAATCAGAGCCACTTATCAGAACAACATCTGCAATTGCTCT TCTCCCTATTCCCCATCACCTCGTATAAACCCTACAGATAAAATAGACGAGGGAGACGCCCCGCCCACCGCTAAACCTGACACCCATGTGCATCACCCGCGACACGGAATCGAAACTGATCCTCAaagtcattctccaacatttcatatCAAAACACCAGCAAGTCCTCGGAACCGCAGCCATCACAATGGTGGGTTTCATTTTGAACATGAACCACATGAGTAA